The Sulfolobus sp. A20 genomic interval TTGAATAACTATTGACATTGACGCTATATCTATACTGGTAGAAGCTACAACACTCTCAACTTTAGTAAATTCTATTTTTCTAGCTATCTCTAACGCCTTATCTCTATCATACTTATATTCATCTGTAAGGTAAATCGTCATCATAGGTGTAGACGGTACCTTCTTTGCGTCGACTATTTCTATTAATCTTGGAAGACCTAGAGTTACGTTAAGTTCCCTTATGCCAGCGAAGTGGAATGTCCTTAACGTCATCTGTGTACCAGGTTCTCCTATCGACTGAGCAGCTACAATACCTATTGGTTCACCAGGTTCCACTAAACCATTACTATATTCATTTATGGCTAACTCAAATATCTTGTCTATTTCGTCCCTGCTTATCAAAACATCTTTACTTACAATTAAATTTTTCAAGTCATTTACTACTTTTTGTGGAAGAATTGAGGAAGCTTTCTCTGCTTTCTCTTCCAGATATTGTTTATCTCTCTCGTCTATCATGTCTTCCACCCCACTACTCTTTCTAAAATTCTATTTGCATCAATAGACTTACCATGAGCTGAATACATTGGGAATACTCCATCATCACCATAAGCGGTTTGAATTACTTCGCCATAAAGACTTCTCACAGTACCATCATATTCCACTCTTAGATCAGATAAGGCATTAATTAACCTTCTCTGCATGTATCCACTCTGTGAAGTTCTCACTGCAGTATCAACTAGCCCTTCCCTACCTCCTGCTGCATGGAAGAATAACTCTATTGGATTCAGCCCGCTTCTAAATGAGGAGTAAATGAACCCCTTTGCTTCTGGAGAAATATCGTAGGGTTTAAAGTGTGGAAGTGTCCTAGTCGTATAACCTCTTCTAATCCTCTCTCCCCTTACAGATTGTTGCCCTAACATGGCAGCCATCTGGGTAATGTTTAACACGCTACCCCTAGCTCCAGTTCTAGCCATAACGTAAGCAAAATTAAATGGATCTAAATATTTGCTTGCAATATCACCTGCAGTACTCCTTAATTTATCTAAAGTATCCAAAATGTAATTCTCAAGGCTCTCTTCCAAAGTTCTACCCGGAATAGGTTCTAACTCTCCTTTCTTATACTTTTCTATGTAGTTATTAACCTCAACCTTGGCTTTATCTATCTCACTATATATCTCCTTCTTTATACTATCTTCTAAGGATACATCTTCAAGAGTCATAGTAAAGCCGTGCAATTCAATAAATCTTATGAATACTCTAAATAAGTTGTCCATTAACCATTTTCCATACTCTGGAGAATATTCCTTAATAAGCCAATGAAGTATACTTTCTGGCTGTTGATTTCCAATAGCTTTCTTATCAAATACTCCTTCTAATAGGATACCTTTCTTAATTACAACAAATGAGTCGTGTGGGCAATCCTCATTCTTACAGAGCCTTGGACCACTACTTACATTAGCCTGTCCATGAAAATTGAAGTCTTTAGGCAAGAAAATACTGACGACTTGTTTCCCAGTGTAATATTCTTTTGGTGCTAGAATAGCTGGTTCTCCTAAATCTACTTTAACATCAGCTACGCCTAAAATTTCTTGAGCTTCTTCCTTAGTTAATAGTGTTGTCTTAACTGTTAATAAGTAAGCTCCACTTATGTAATCTTGAGCTGCACCAATTATTGGACCACCGTATCTAGGGGTAATAATGTTCTTATGAACTAACATTATTTCCCTAGCTTCAGCTATTGCCTCCTCTGACTGGGGAACATGTAAGTTCATTTCATCTCCATCAAAATCAGCGTTATAGGGTGGACATACTAGCAAATTAAGCCTGAAAGTAAGACCTTTTAGTACTTTAACTCTATGAGCCATCATAGATATTCTATGTAGAGACGGCTGCCTA includes:
- the rpoA1 gene encoding DNA-directed RNA polymerase subunit A' is translated as MSEKAIKGVKFGILSPDEIRKMSVTAIITPDVYDEDGTPIEGSVMDPRLGVIEPAQKCPTCGNTLGNCPGHFGHIELVRPVIHVGFVKHVYDFLRATCKRCGRLKISQEEIDKYSRIYNAIRRRWPSAARRLTEYIKKTAIKSQECPHCGEKQYKIKLEKPYNFYEERKEGVMKLSPSDIRERLEKIPDTDVEIMGYDPKTSRPEWMILTVLPVPPITIRPSIMIESGIRAEDDLTHKLVDIVRINERLKESIDAGAPQLIIEDLWDLLQYHVSTYFDNEIPGLPPSKHRSGRPLRTLAQRLKGKEGRFRGNLSGKRVDFSSRTVISPDPNISIDEVGVPELVARTLTVPERVTPWNIEKLRQIIINGPDKWPGANYVIRPDGRRIDLRYVKDRKELSSTISVGYIVERHLIDGDVVLFNRQPSLHRISMMAHRVKVLKGLTFRLNLLVCPPYNADFDGDEMNLHVPQSEEAIAEAREIMLVHKNIITPRYGGPIIGAAQDYISGAYLLTVKTTLLTKEEAQEILGVADVKVDLGEPAILAPKEYYTGKQVVSIFLPKDFNFHGQANVSSGPRLCKNEDCPHDSFVVIKKGILLEGVFDKKAIGNQQPESILHWLIKEYSPEYGKWLMDNLFRVFIRFIELHGFTMTLEDVSLEDSIKKEIYSEIDKAKVEVNNYIEKYKKGELEPIPGRTLEESLENYILDTLDKLRSTAGDIASKYLDPFNFAYVMARTGARGSVLNITQMAAMLGQQSVRGERIRRGYTTRTLPHFKPYDISPEAKGFIYSSFRSGLNPIELFFHAAGGREGLVDTAVRTSQSGYMQRRLINALSDLRVEYDGTVRSLYGEVIQTAYGDDGVFPMYSAHGKSIDANRILERVVGWKT